A section of the Alkalihalobacillus sp. LMS39 genome encodes:
- a CDS encoding response regulator transcription factor, with protein MNKTKRILVVDDEVELLELVTSFLEKEYYVVTTQSGDDAIKIVESLIVDVVVLDVMMEMMDGFAVCEKIREISQVPIVMLTARSGEEDKIRGLKLGADDYIVKPFSPRELLARIEAVLRRAQGIQTTKNIVRFHELEIDKSGRIIYVQREPINVTRKEYDLLLFLLEHHGQVFSRDHLHDRIWGMDAHMGTLRTVDTHIKTLRLKLQSAERFIKTVWGVGYKFEVDS; from the coding sequence ATGAACAAAACGAAACGCATTTTAGTTGTAGATGATGAAGTCGAATTACTAGAGTTAGTCACTTCTTTTTTAGAAAAGGAATATTACGTTGTCACAACCCAAAGTGGTGATGATGCGATTAAGATTGTAGAATCTCTGATCGTCGATGTTGTCGTGTTAGATGTCATGATGGAGATGATGGATGGGTTTGCCGTTTGTGAAAAAATAAGAGAGATTTCGCAAGTACCAATTGTGATGCTTACAGCAAGAAGCGGGGAAGAAGATAAAATAAGAGGGTTAAAGCTTGGTGCAGATGATTATATAGTAAAACCATTTAGTCCGAGGGAGTTATTAGCTCGAATTGAAGCTGTATTGCGACGAGCTCAAGGCATTCAAACGACAAAAAATATAGTGAGATTTCACGAGTTGGAAATCGATAAAAGTGGCAGAATCATTTATGTTCAAAGAGAACCGATTAATGTAACAAGAAAAGAGTATGATTTATTATTATTCTTACTTGAACACCATGGACAAGTGTTTTCAAGAGACCATTTACATGATCGAATATGGGGGATGGATGCTCATATGGGAACATTGCGGACTGTTGATACTCACATCAAAACATTACGGCTAAAACTTCAATCCGCGGAACGCTTTATAAAAACAGTGTGGGGTGTAGGTTATAAATTTGAGGTTGATTCATGA
- a CDS encoding sensor histidine kinase: protein MKHWSIKKKVWIALSGVIVTVALGAIFLIYFLYDALYVEKQKELLLTEGESLVESYEEYGVDSLFFTRLQWTEQNKAIHVLFSDDPMQLGSGVPFEPFSEENIITFDERQLLLEGETVVMVRSHPLFQQDILGVAIPLFQNEQLSGAILLSMPLEDVYEPFAEIQVMLLVVLALILVIIFFLGNKIVNDVVNPLLNMKEISTYMSDGDFSKRMIMERRDELGQLAQSFNTLSMSLEKVEDNRREFLANVSHELRTPLSYMKGYAEAMEEGMIDSKKGLAIIQKESNRLERLVNDLLDLAQLEGDSYPLRCEPIVLSQVVNDVLESFEIVATQKNIQMVQKVDEETIVYGDSDRLEQAMRNILDNAIRYSPPHTEIKIELTRKNGWSELLIVDHGIGIPSNDLLAVKERFYRVNKARTRNAGGTGLGLAIVTEIIKKHEGEFELFSEVGKGTTAKIKMRTIESDRENIGFQD from the coding sequence ATGAAGCATTGGTCAATCAAGAAAAAAGTCTGGATTGCACTTTCTGGCGTAATCGTGACCGTTGCATTAGGAGCTATTTTTCTTATTTACTTTTTATATGATGCGCTATATGTTGAGAAACAAAAAGAGCTGCTTTTGACAGAAGGAGAAAGCCTAGTTGAATCTTACGAGGAATATGGTGTGGACTCATTATTTTTTACTCGCTTACAATGGACAGAGCAAAACAAAGCGATTCATGTTCTTTTTTCTGATGATCCGATGCAACTTGGAAGTGGTGTACCATTTGAACCTTTTTCAGAAGAAAATATAATTACTTTTGATGAAAGACAATTGTTATTAGAAGGAGAGACCGTTGTCATGGTCCGTTCCCATCCTTTATTTCAACAAGACATTCTTGGTGTAGCGATTCCATTATTTCAAAATGAACAATTATCTGGAGCCATTTTACTTTCTATGCCTTTAGAAGATGTTTATGAACCGTTTGCGGAAATACAGGTTATGTTACTAGTTGTACTAGCTCTGATTTTAGTCATTATCTTTTTTCTAGGAAATAAAATCGTTAATGATGTCGTTAATCCTCTATTGAATATGAAAGAAATATCGACGTATATGTCCGATGGGGATTTCTCAAAACGAATGATTATGGAGCGAAGAGATGAATTAGGACAGTTGGCTCAGTCATTTAACACCTTATCGATGTCACTCGAAAAGGTGGAGGACAATCGTCGGGAGTTTCTCGCCAATGTCTCTCATGAATTGCGCACACCGTTAAGTTATATGAAAGGGTATGCTGAAGCAATGGAAGAAGGAATGATAGACTCGAAGAAAGGACTGGCAATTATTCAAAAAGAATCAAATCGGCTTGAGCGATTAGTTAATGATCTTCTCGATTTAGCTCAATTAGAAGGAGATTCATATCCATTACGGTGTGAGCCGATTGTATTATCTCAAGTTGTGAACGATGTGTTAGAATCGTTTGAGATCGTTGCTACTCAAAAAAATATTCAAATGGTCCAAAAGGTTGATGAGGAGACAATTGTTTATGGTGACAGTGATCGCTTAGAGCAAGCGATGCGAAATATATTGGATAATGCCATTCGCTATAGTCCCCCTCATACAGAAATTAAAATAGAATTGACGAGAAAAAACGGCTGGAGTGAACTTCTTATTGTTGACCATGGGATAGGAATTCCGAGCAATGACTTATTAGCCGTGAAGGAACGGTTTTACCGGGTGAATAAAGCAAGAACACGTAATGCAGGAGGCACAGGTTTAGGGTTAGCAATTGTAACAGAGATTATAAAAAAACACGAAGGCGAATTTGAGCTTTTCTCTGAAGTTGGTAAAGGGACAACGGCGAAAATTAAAATGAGAACAATTGAATCAGATAGAGAAAATATTGGATTTCAAGATTGA
- a CDS encoding PepSY domain-containing protein: MELSKMQQPDKTTKQQNKKDMSLYRAVWRWHFYAGIIFAPFLIILAISGGVYLFKPQIENMLYQDLFYVTEAETTASPSHQLQNMKREYPESIIRSIRYYEQPRTTEFSIINHGEAMSVYVNPYTGEITGSLMTEKKFTEIFKKIHSELFIGGTWANRVVELAACWAIILLVTGLYIWWPREKKSIWGTILPRLNKRGRTLWRDLHVVPAFWLSAFILILILTGLPWSGVMGEQINKVATATNTGYPPFALSFREKPESVVKTKDVADDVPWATENLAVPVSTSGTYVSLSLEDVNYIAKTQNVQKPYTISLPQGETGVYTIATSHSRPGDNATLHVDQYSGAVITDVRFQDYGIMAKAITLGIALHEGRLFGLPNQILGLITCIGLVGLIVSSFVMWRNRKPSGKLGAPPKPKSKKQSRVVLVIMIGFGLLMPLVGISIIVVLILDRFLFSKINRLREWYE; the protein is encoded by the coding sequence ATGGAATTGTCGAAAATGCAACAGCCAGATAAAACTACGAAACAACAGAACAAAAAAGACATGTCTCTGTACCGAGCGGTTTGGAGATGGCATTTTTACGCTGGTATTATTTTTGCCCCATTTCTCATCATTTTAGCGATTAGTGGAGGGGTATACCTTTTTAAACCACAAATTGAAAATATGCTTTACCAAGATTTATTTTACGTAACAGAAGCAGAAACAACAGCATCTCCTTCTCATCAATTGCAAAATATGAAACGGGAATATCCTGAATCCATCATCCGGTCGATTCGGTATTATGAACAACCACGAACGACAGAGTTTTCTATCATAAATCATGGAGAAGCAATGTCTGTTTATGTAAATCCTTACACGGGAGAAATAACGGGAAGCCTCATGACAGAAAAAAAGTTCACCGAAATCTTTAAGAAGATTCATAGTGAACTTTTCATTGGGGGGACATGGGCGAACCGTGTCGTAGAGTTAGCAGCATGCTGGGCGATTATTCTTTTAGTGACCGGACTTTATATTTGGTGGCCAAGAGAAAAGAAATCAATATGGGGAACGATTTTACCGCGATTAAATAAAAGAGGGCGTACATTATGGCGTGACCTACACGTCGTTCCTGCATTTTGGCTTTCAGCTTTTATTTTAATCTTAATTCTTACTGGGCTCCCGTGGTCAGGGGTCATGGGCGAACAAATTAATAAGGTGGCAACTGCTACAAATACAGGTTATCCTCCTTTTGCCTTAAGCTTTCGAGAGAAACCTGAATCTGTTGTTAAAACAAAAGACGTAGCGGATGATGTGCCATGGGCAACAGAAAACTTAGCAGTGCCTGTATCTACTTCTGGCACATATGTTTCATTGTCATTGGAAGATGTGAATTATATTGCAAAAACACAAAACGTACAAAAACCTTATACGATTTCACTACCACAAGGAGAAACAGGAGTCTACACAATCGCAACATCCCACTCAAGACCTGGAGATAATGCGACATTGCATGTCGACCAATATAGTGGAGCTGTAATAACAGATGTGCGTTTTCAAGATTATGGCATTATGGCTAAAGCGATTACGTTGGGAATTGCGTTACATGAAGGAAGATTATTTGGCTTACCGAATCAAATTCTAGGCTTAATTACGTGTATAGGATTAGTAGGATTGATTGTTAGTTCATTTGTGATGTGGAGAAATCGCAAGCCAAGCGGGAAACTAGGCGCGCCTCCTAAACCGAAATCTAAAAAGCAATCAAGAGTCGTTCTTGTTATCATGATAGGATTTGGGCTACTCATGCCTTTAGTCGGAATTTCAATTATCGTTGTTCTTATTCTTGACCGCTTCCTATTTTCAAAAATAAATCGGTTAAGAGAATGGTATGAATAA
- a CDS encoding FixH family protein encodes MRQKQIIAAILGMLLLAGCAMNEGEPKAHDVLEVVNVDILTHEEIAVNEEAILQVRVTQGEEYVEDAQEVEFEIWKHQHRDEGEMITGIHQGEGIYQISHLFAHDGIYFVQTHVTARGMHVMPTKQLLIGEVYEEELASLEEDNGEIESSSNGHH; translated from the coding sequence ATGAGACAGAAGCAAATCATAGCTGCAATACTAGGGATGTTGTTACTAGCCGGATGTGCGATGAATGAGGGGGAGCCAAAAGCACATGATGTACTAGAAGTCGTTAATGTCGATATTCTTACTCATGAAGAAATCGCAGTAAATGAAGAAGCTATCCTACAAGTAAGAGTCACCCAAGGCGAAGAATATGTGGAGGATGCACAAGAAGTAGAATTTGAAATTTGGAAACACCAGCACCGTGACGAAGGAGAAATGATAACAGGGATTCATCAAGGAGAGGGAATATATCAAATATCCCATCTCTTTGCACATGACGGAATTTACTTTGTTCAAACTCATGTCACCGCCCGGGGTATGCATGTGATGCCTACTAAACAACTTCTTATTGGTGAAGTATACGAAGAAGAATTAGCATCATTGGAAGAAGATAATGGCGAAATAGAATCAAGTAGTAACGGACACCATTAA
- a CDS encoding MATE family efflux transporter, whose translation MSTSQVKKLSLIAVTWPIFIESLLHMSLRTADTFMLSQVSDEAVASVGVANQVIMFMFFLFQFVATGTSVIVAQYLGAKKYDEINKYVGNGILLNFFFGLFVATILIVFSKQFLSIFQLEPHLLAEARIFLIIVGGALVFQAMSITMSVIIQTYGFTKETMFVSGGMNIINIIGNYLFIYGALGFPQWGVTGVAISTAVSQGIAFITFALVLYYRVKLKITWNDMIEIQKERLKKVLGIGIPSSMTIISYSLSQIVTTSFITLLGTQMLATRIYTLNLLFFIMILGISLGRGSQIITGHLIGAGKMDEAFKVGRRNVRLSIVLALLMTLVIVLIREPLLGIFTDDPAIIQMGAILLILGFLLEPGRCLNLVYGATLQAAGDARFMMMVSVLVIWLFSVPLYYLLGIHFGWGLIGIWAAFIADEWVRGILLWARWRGRKWEEKALVKQKKPNEEATA comes from the coding sequence ATGTCAACATCACAAGTAAAAAAACTATCGCTTATTGCCGTGACATGGCCGATTTTTATTGAATCGCTGTTGCATATGTCGTTAAGAACGGCAGATACGTTTATGTTAAGTCAAGTTTCAGATGAAGCGGTGGCCTCCGTCGGTGTCGCAAACCAAGTCATTATGTTCATGTTTTTTTTATTCCAATTTGTAGCTACAGGTACATCTGTTATTGTGGCTCAATATTTAGGGGCGAAGAAATATGATGAGATTAATAAATATGTTGGAAACGGCATTTTACTTAATTTCTTTTTTGGTTTATTTGTTGCGACGATATTAATTGTATTTAGCAAACAGTTTTTAAGTATATTTCAATTAGAACCACACCTTTTAGCAGAGGCACGAATCTTTCTCATTATTGTTGGGGGAGCTTTAGTTTTTCAAGCAATGAGCATTACAATGTCTGTTATTATCCAGACGTACGGGTTTACGAAGGAAACGATGTTTGTTAGTGGTGGGATGAACATTATTAACATTATCGGTAATTACCTTTTTATCTATGGTGCACTTGGATTCCCACAATGGGGAGTGACAGGTGTAGCGATTTCCACAGCAGTTAGTCAAGGGATCGCGTTTATTACGTTTGCATTAGTGCTTTACTACCGAGTGAAATTAAAAATTACTTGGAATGACATGATTGAAATTCAAAAAGAACGTTTGAAAAAAGTACTAGGCATTGGCATCCCATCATCGATGACAATTATCTCGTATTCTTTAAGTCAAATTGTTACAACTTCATTTATTACTTTATTAGGAACGCAAATGTTAGCGACTAGAATCTATACGTTAAACCTACTCTTCTTTATTATGATCCTAGGTATCTCGCTAGGAAGAGGTTCACAAATTATTACCGGGCATTTAATTGGGGCCGGCAAGATGGACGAAGCGTTCAAAGTCGGCAGGCGCAATGTTCGTTTGAGTATCGTCTTAGCGTTACTGATGACTCTAGTCATTGTCTTGATAAGAGAGCCATTGCTCGGTATCTTCACAGATGATCCAGCCATTATTCAAATGGGGGCCATCCTTTTAATCTTAGGGTTTCTATTAGAACCTGGAAGATGTTTAAATCTCGTATACGGAGCAACATTGCAGGCCGCTGGTGATGCCCGCTTTATGATGATGGTTTCTGTTCTCGTCATTTGGCTCTTTAGTGTTCCATTATATTATTTATTAGGGATTCATTTTGGCTGGGGTCTAATAGGAATATGGGCCGCTTTTATTGCAGATGAATGGGTTCGTGGTATTTTGTTATGGGCTAGATGGAGAGGAAGGAAATGGGAGGAGAAAGCTCTCGTGAAGCAGAAAAAGCCGAATGAAGAAGCGACGGCGTAA
- a CDS encoding GyrI-like domain-containing protein: MTIKIIEREASHIIGMQLETLLQDTREQQIIPQLQQSFNKRVNEVHGAIGLPITYGIFIDPPNYNPDTDPFIWIAGVETSTDVEPPAGMISYDLPKATYAVLEYQGDIDKAGEAYDELYKWIHESEYEQVGTYGFELYSKIHSPLERRVADFLLHFPVKLTSY; encoded by the coding sequence ATGACGATTAAAATCATTGAAAGAGAAGCTTCGCATATCATAGGAATGCAGCTAGAAACTTTATTACAAGATACGAGAGAACAACAGATTATTCCACAACTCCAACAATCCTTTAATAAAAGAGTAAATGAGGTTCATGGTGCAATTGGCCTTCCTATCACTTATGGCATTTTCATTGACCCTCCCAACTACAACCCTGACACAGACCCATTTATATGGATCGCTGGTGTAGAAACTAGTACTGATGTTGAACCACCAGCCGGTATGATTTCATATGATCTCCCTAAAGCAACTTATGCTGTTTTAGAATATCAAGGAGACATCGATAAAGCTGGTGAAGCTTATGATGAATTATATAAATGGATTCATGAATCAGAATATGAACAGGTAGGGACTTATGGGTTTGAATTGTATTCAAAAATACACTCTCCTTTAGAACGAAGAGTGGCAGATTTTTTGTTGCATTTCCCTGTGAAGCTTACATCTTATTAA
- a CDS encoding AAA domain-containing protein — translation MKIQNRTPFRFPVTLTNKAKDKMRELRLDERSLFSLQKSFYIYIEKYPQEAERLPSIALYLDGEKNKKFAEVYKDIVVVLHCLVEKDKFLVVNVTTRSAQTPVATNWRRAANLTFQLHDNSGERISYDLLDLIHTMPVAQESSMYVKKRITSWEGYLRIQERSADIPDMTTRYSKLVFNGNFSRVKITGIELGTKEWKSLKDLSVKLKGIDQDIGKVIKANRSEKTVEVELHGYMEERARKQQLHVHPKEVVFSNFATLSQVKRLRQGFKHLESGRAVNPNLERLLFENKPPVEPIKKQVQVKFHNRLNEFQQKAVIGAMSAKDLYVIQGPPGTGKTTVISEICLQNARAGLKTLVASQSNLAVDNALGRLLANKDIRILRVGRTESIEEEGQKFIEENVGQYWKDHTLHEVSSQYQVREKRESVIETELVNITEEQSKLEIEREKVEAEIKAKQDAKAKWSEIQAVIDELKQQVHVIKKEEESSKKQLIEHRQQLQRLNVEIEEDTAFLKNQPDEEALEQKVDTNMQLLEQLRQSMACNQLEFELEEKNKEIKTTTAECENWLRELDTINALTAKVKDIKQVDGLKWMLLEQGFTQSEKIEELLEKIEDIRYNMQQLEKLRSYYEKLNRAIAYMEERAKQKGVALKELHRQATMKQAQYTATDIDDFLERLRDKIRNQENLYRTDLEGLYSRSDFIKQKAKRFQRKETYVHQAQQAFRLLKQEIIEEFERKQLEAKPIIEKSKQMIETVKSERMALQEKLKQRKASIEVIPNANELLPQKEAQALELKEQLQQIITVRNRLKENETKRTSDAAIILEEKQTLTQIETRLREQAILIAEKEQEQETFNALLSTEPEQKHEHVLTQVASLSLKQTSLEEEKRRLPLFQSVQGKWLALLKEANEHDLDEIRKLYVKHANVIGTTCVASARKDFIDTYPAFDVVIIDEVSKATPPELLLPMLKGKKIILVGDHHQLPPLLGDDTLEETLQEMADGNGDFEGKEELNKLLKESLFERLFKNLPKSHKTMLAIQYRMHENIMETIAPFYEQENERLQCGLTDSNFDRDHKLESIHIKRDNHLIWMDMPNESAFFEERMKGGKSLYNPAELSKIADMLKEIDEAVFEAKQAGRMKEDEQKSVGVISFYGEQVKRIDRLLQQELRLQHVTLRTGTVDRFQGMEMDVIIVSMVRNHENKHDDIGFAKDYRRLNVALSRARELLVLIGSTTMFTERPKQATTRNMYKHVFDVAKQQNGLRLLEEVK, via the coding sequence ATGAAAATTCAAAATAGAACGCCATTTCGTTTTCCAGTCACTTTAACGAATAAGGCGAAAGACAAGATGCGGGAGCTCCGTCTTGATGAGCGCTCGCTTTTTTCGTTGCAAAAATCATTTTATATATATATCGAGAAATATCCTCAAGAAGCAGAGCGTCTGCCTTCGATTGCTTTATACTTAGATGGCGAGAAGAATAAGAAATTTGCTGAGGTGTACAAAGACATTGTCGTTGTTTTGCACTGTTTAGTGGAAAAAGACAAGTTCCTAGTCGTAAATGTAACGACTAGGTCAGCTCAAACACCCGTGGCGACAAATTGGCGTCGGGCGGCAAATCTCACATTTCAATTACATGATAATAGCGGTGAGCGGATTTCTTATGATTTGCTAGACTTAATTCATACCATGCCAGTAGCCCAGGAAAGTTCAATGTATGTGAAAAAGCGCATCACCAGCTGGGAAGGCTATTTGAGAATTCAAGAGCGGTCTGCAGATATTCCAGACATGACGACCCGCTATTCAAAGCTTGTTTTTAATGGGAATTTTAGTCGCGTGAAGATAACAGGGATAGAGCTAGGAACAAAAGAGTGGAAATCTCTTAAAGATTTAAGTGTGAAGCTGAAAGGGATCGACCAAGATATCGGAAAAGTAATTAAGGCGAATCGATCTGAGAAGACAGTTGAAGTGGAATTACACGGATATATGGAAGAGCGGGCCCGAAAACAACAGCTACATGTTCATCCAAAAGAAGTCGTCTTTAGTAATTTTGCGACACTAAGTCAAGTGAAGCGACTACGCCAAGGCTTTAAGCATTTAGAAAGCGGGCGAGCAGTGAATCCGAATCTTGAGCGCCTGTTGTTTGAAAACAAGCCACCAGTTGAACCGATAAAGAAACAGGTACAAGTTAAATTCCATAATCGCCTGAACGAATTTCAACAAAAAGCAGTGATAGGCGCGATGTCGGCAAAAGACTTATACGTCATTCAAGGCCCACCTGGAACAGGAAAAACAACGGTGATTTCCGAAATATGCTTGCAAAATGCGAGAGCAGGACTTAAGACATTAGTAGCATCACAATCGAATTTAGCTGTCGATAATGCGCTTGGTCGATTACTTGCCAATAAAGACATTCGCATTCTTCGTGTTGGACGGACTGAAAGTATTGAAGAAGAAGGGCAGAAGTTTATTGAAGAAAACGTTGGCCAGTATTGGAAAGACCATACGCTCCATGAAGTTTCCTCTCAATATCAAGTACGTGAAAAACGAGAATCCGTTATTGAAACAGAACTTGTTAACATAACGGAAGAACAAAGCAAGCTTGAAATCGAAAGAGAAAAAGTTGAAGCAGAGATAAAAGCAAAACAGGATGCAAAAGCCAAATGGAGCGAAATCCAAGCTGTAATCGATGAACTGAAACAACAAGTTCATGTTATAAAAAAGGAAGAAGAATCCTCGAAGAAACAACTAATAGAGCATAGACAACAATTACAGCGATTAAATGTTGAGATTGAAGAAGACACTGCTTTTCTTAAAAATCAGCCAGACGAAGAGGCACTAGAACAAAAAGTGGATACAAACATGCAATTGCTAGAACAATTGCGACAGAGTATGGCTTGTAATCAACTTGAATTTGAACTAGAAGAAAAAAACAAAGAAATCAAAACAACAACAGCTGAGTGTGAAAACTGGTTAAGAGAGCTTGATACTATCAATGCTTTAACGGCGAAAGTTAAGGACATAAAGCAAGTCGATGGATTGAAATGGATGCTGCTTGAACAAGGGTTCACCCAATCGGAAAAGATAGAAGAGTTACTCGAAAAAATAGAGGACATTCGCTACAACATGCAACAACTTGAAAAATTACGCTCGTATTATGAAAAGCTAAACCGAGCCATTGCATATATGGAAGAACGAGCGAAACAAAAGGGAGTCGCTTTAAAAGAACTTCACCGACAGGCGACGATGAAACAAGCGCAATATACAGCGACTGATATTGATGACTTTTTAGAGCGTTTGCGCGATAAAATTAGAAATCAAGAAAATCTGTACAGAACCGATCTAGAAGGGCTTTATAGCAGAAGTGATTTTATTAAACAAAAAGCTAAACGATTTCAGCGAAAAGAAACTTATGTACACCAAGCACAACAAGCTTTTCGCTTGCTAAAGCAAGAAATTATAGAAGAGTTTGAGCGAAAACAGCTTGAAGCAAAACCGATAATTGAAAAGTCAAAACAAATGATAGAGACAGTGAAAAGCGAGAGAATGGCACTTCAAGAGAAACTAAAGCAAAGGAAGGCTTCAATAGAAGTAATACCAAATGCGAATGAACTTCTCCCACAAAAAGAAGCACAAGCGCTTGAACTAAAAGAACAATTACAACAAATTATCACTGTTCGAAACCGTTTGAAAGAAAATGAAACAAAGCGCACAAGCGATGCTGCGATTATTCTTGAAGAGAAACAAACACTTACACAAATCGAGACTCGATTACGTGAGCAAGCTATCTTAATCGCTGAAAAAGAACAAGAGCAGGAAACATTCAATGCATTGCTATCAACAGAACCAGAACAAAAACATGAACATGTGTTAACACAAGTGGCGAGCTTGTCTTTGAAACAAACATCATTAGAAGAGGAAAAACGCAGACTCCCACTTTTTCAGTCTGTTCAAGGAAAATGGTTAGCCTTGTTAAAAGAAGCAAATGAACATGACTTGGATGAAATCCGTAAGCTTTATGTGAAGCATGCGAATGTCATTGGAACCACTTGTGTGGCTTCAGCAAGGAAAGATTTTATTGACACATATCCAGCATTTGATGTTGTTATCATTGATGAAGTATCGAAAGCAACTCCACCAGAGCTACTATTGCCGATGCTAAAAGGGAAAAAAATCATCCTAGTCGGTGATCATCATCAGCTACCTCCTTTACTTGGAGATGATACGCTTGAAGAAACTCTTCAAGAAATGGCAGATGGAAATGGCGACTTTGAAGGAAAAGAAGAATTAAACAAGCTCCTTAAAGAATCGTTATTCGAACGGTTATTTAAAAACTTGCCGAAAAGCCATAAAACGATGCTTGCGATTCAGTATCGCATGCACGAAAATATTATGGAAACGATCGCACCATTTTATGAGCAAGAAAACGAGCGACTTCAATGTGGCTTAACTGATTCTAATTTTGATCGTGACCATAAGCTAGAATCAATTCACATCAAGCGTGACAATCACTTAATTTGGATGGACATGCCGAATGAATCTGCTTTTTTCGAAGAACGAATGAAAGGTGGAAAAAGCTTATATAATCCGGCGGAATTAAGCAAAATCGCCGACATGTTAAAAGAAATTGATGAAGCTGTCTTTGAAGCGAAACAGGCTGGAAGAATGAAGGAAGATGAACAAAAAAGCGTCGGTGTTATTAGCTTTTATGGAGAACAAGTAAAACGAATTGACCGCCTCCTCCAGCAAGAGCTCCGCTTACAACATGTCACACTCCGAACAGGAACCGTTGACCGCTTTCAAGGGATGGAGATGGATGTCATTATCGTAAGTATGGTCCGAAATCACGAGAACAAACATGATGATATCGGCTTTGCTAAAGACTATCGCCGTTTGAATGTCGCGTTATCAAGAGCAAGAGAATTACTTGTCCTCATTG